One genomic window of Medicago truncatula cultivar Jemalong A17 chromosome 1, MtrunA17r5.0-ANR, whole genome shotgun sequence includes the following:
- the LOC25483381 gene encoding L-type lectin-domain containing receptor kinase IV.1, whose product MFLKLVFMLFNLVTLVASEDNSFIYNGFQSSHLYLDGIAELTSNGLLRLTSDTDHEIGHAFYPNPIVFENTSGESVFSFSTTFVFAIRPQYPTLGGHGIVFVISPTKELPNSLPTQYLGLFNNSNNGNSSNHVFGVELDTVQDFEFDDINNNHVGIDINDLKSANSTSAGYYDDNDGFNDLSLFSGYPMHVWIEYDGEKKKINVTLAPISVGFNKKPARPLLSLTKDLSPVLNNSMYVGFSSSTGLLAASHYILGWSFKVNGLAQNLEISELPEVTVFSEKKKSKFLTISLPLILLSLVFMITLGVMYYIKRKKFSEILEDWEHEYGPHRFKFKDLYFATKGFGEKGLLGVGGFGRVYKGVIPSSKLEVAVKRVSHESRQGIREFVSEIVSIGRLRHRNLVQLYGYCRRKSELLLVYDYMPNGSLDNYLYNQPKARLNWSQRFRIIKGVASSVVYLHEEWEKVVIHRDIKASNVLLDSEFNARLGDFGLSRLYDHGADPHTTHLAGTIGYLAPEHIRTGKATKSSDVFSFGAFLLEVVCGRRPIGHVGDNESLILVDYVFECWKRGEILEAKDAYLGTKYVSEEVELVLKLGLLCSHSEPLARPSMRQVVQYLERDIPLPDLSSLSLSSSGLSSVSIAESVLSGG is encoded by the coding sequence ATGTTCCTCAAGCttgtgtttatgttgtttaatcTTGTTACATTGGTAGCAAGTGAAGATAACAGTTTCATCTATAATGGATTCCAATCATCACATTTATATCTTGATGGTATTGCTGAGTTAACCTCAAATGGCTTACTAAGACTCACTAGTGATACAGATCATGAAATAGGGCATGCTTTCTATCCAAATCCTATAGTTTTCGAAAACACTTCCGGCGAAagtgtgttttctttttcaactacTTTTGTATTTGCCATAAGACCTCAATATCCAACTCTTGGTGGCCATggaattgtttttgttatttctcCTACAAAAGAGCTACCAAATTCACTACCAACACAATACCTTGGTCTCTTTAACAATTCCAACAATGGAAACAGTAGCAACCATGTTTTTGGTGTTGAGCTTGACACTGTTCAAGATTTTGAGTTTGATGATATCAATAATAACCATGTTGGTATTGATATCAATGATTTGAAATCAGCTAACTCAACTTCTGCAGGCTattatgatgataatgatgGATTCAATGATTTATCCCTTTTCAGTGGATATCCTATGCATGTATGGATTGAATATGATGGTGAAAAGAAGAAGATTAATGTTACTTTAGCTCCAATTAGTGttggttttaataaaaaaccAGCAAGACCTTTGTTATCATTGACCAAAGATCTTTCTCCAGTTCTCAACAATAGTATGTATGTTGGATTCTCATCTTCAACAGGGTTACTTGCAGCTTCTCATTATATTCTTGGTTGGAGTTTTAAGGTTAATGGCCTGGCTCAAAACCTTGAAATCTCTGAACTTCCTGAAGTAACAGTATTttctgagaaaaaaaaatccaaatttttaaCTATTAGTTTGCCTTTGATTTTGCTTAGTTTGGTATTCATGATAACTTTAGGGGTTATGTATTATATCAAACGGAAGAAGTTTTCTGAGATTCTTGAAGATTGGGAACATGAATATGGCCCACATAGATTTAAGTTCAAAGATCTATATTTTGCTACAAAAGGTTTCGGGGAAAAGGGTCTACTGGGAGTTGGTGGATTTGGTAGAGTCTACAAAGGTGTGATACCGAGTTCCAAACTTGAAGTTGCTGTGAAAAGGGTGTCTCATGAATCAAGACAAGGGATAAGGGAATTCGTGTCGGAAATTGTTAGTATTGGTCGTCTTCGGCACAGGAATCTTGTTCAACTTTATGGCTATTGCAGGCGAAAAAGCGAGTTACTTTTGGTTTATGATTACATGCCAAATGGAAGTTTAGACAACTATCTATACAACCAACCAAAAGCGAGGTTGAATTGGAGTCAAAGATTTAGAATCATCAAAGGTGTTGCTTCAAGTGTGGTTTATCTACATGAAGAATGGGAGAAAGTTGTAATTCATAGAGACATAAAAGCTAGTAATGTGTTGTTAGATTCTGAATTTAATGCTAGATTGGGAGATTTTGGTCTTTCAAGGTTGTATGATCATGGTGCAGATCCTCACACAACTCATTTGGCTGGAACTATTGGTTATCTTGCTCCGGAACATATTAGAACAGGTAAGGCTACTAAATCTTCTGATGTGTTTTCTTTTGGTGCATTTCTTCTTGAGGTTGTTTGTGGTAGGAGGCCTATAGGTCATGTCGGAGACAACGAGAGTCTAATTCTAGTTGATTATGTGTTTGAATGTTGGAAAAGAGGTGAAATTCTTGAGGCAAAAGATGCATATTTAGGAACAAAATATGTGTCTGAAGAGGTGGAATTGGTGTTGAAACTTGGCTTGTTGTGTTCACATTCCGAGCCTTTGGCTAGACCAAGTATGAGGCAAGTTGTGCAGTATTTGGAGAGGGATATACCTTTGCCAGATTTGTCTTCACTTAGTTTATCTTCTTCTGGTTTATCTTCTGTGTCTATTGCTGAATCTGTTCTCTCTGGTGGTTGA